The following are encoded together in the Panthera leo isolate Ple1 chromosome B4, P.leo_Ple1_pat1.1, whole genome shotgun sequence genome:
- the ATF1 gene encoding cyclic AMP-dependent transcription factor ATF-1 isoform X5 has product MPPQRGNERKILKDLSSEDTRGRKGDGENPGVSAVTSMSVPTPIYQTSSGQYIAIAPNGALQLASPGTDGVQGLQTLTMTNSGSTQQGTTILQYAQTSDGQQILVPSNQVVVQTASGDMQTYQIRTTPSATSLPQTVVMTSPVTLTSQTSKTDDPQLKREIRLMKNREAARECRRKKKEYVKCLENRVAVLENQNKTLIEELKTLKDLYSHKSV; this is encoded by the exons ATGCCTCCTCAAAGAGGGAATGAAAG aaaaattttgaaagatcTGTCCTCTGAAGATACACGGGGCAGAAAAGGAGACGGAGAAAACCCTGGAGTTTCTGCTGTCACTTCTATGTCTGTTCCAACTCCCATCTATCAAACTAGCAGTGGACAGTACA TTGCCATTGCCCCAAATGGAGCCTTACAACTGGCCAGCCCAGGCACAGATGGAGTACAGGGACTTCAGACATTAACCATGACAAATTCAGGCAGTACTCAGCAAGGGACAACAATTCTCCAATATGCACAGACCTCTGATGGACAGCAAATACTTGTGCCCAGCAACCAGGTGGTTGTACAAA CTGCATCAGGAGATATGCAGACATATCAGATCCGTACCACACCGTCAGCTACTTCGCTGCCACAAACTGTGGTGATGACATCTCCTGTGACTCTTACATCTCAGACATCTAAGACAGATGACCCCCaactgaagagagaaataaggTTGATGAAAAACAG AGAAGCTGCTCGAGAATGTcgcagaaagaagaaagaatatgtgaaatGCCTGGAAAATCGAGTTGCAGTCttggaaaatcaaaataaaactctaATAGAAGAGTTAAAAACTTTGAAGGATCTTTATTCTCATAAAAGTGtttga